A genomic window from Ischnura elegans chromosome 10, ioIscEleg1.1, whole genome shotgun sequence includes:
- the LOC124166861 gene encoding methionine synthase reductase isoform X1, whose amino-acid sequence MSNLDLENYSIPKFPEVYVDVTYTSENDEVVSEHFQNDLPFPLAASEVRCIPFKSVELLSVKADVKDVIEVNLDLKDENFNFAPGDTVGIIPKNNSKEVEEILCHLGLRDKLDGKCVLSVVGSDESDSKKRKKIPPHLPRISTLRELFENCVEIRGPPKKVFLRALAEYASDPPEKGKLLKLCSREGSAEYAKVFNASSGDSPGFGLLQFFKSFPSCTPPVSVLLQHLPRLRPRPYSIASSPLEGNCLRIIFSVYKENSSKGVCTSWLESFLPPVDLDEQLSSLSLNPSQSEVPLFFRKSAGFCLPNDLSMPIILIGPGVGVAPYIGFLEHLSALRKVDKSGECGEVWLFYGCRHPDENGIYEKYLKNFSDKGVISRLFLSFSQYSGSFDNWNGSRYVQDSICSLGGTFVEQLVDKGATLYISGDGKNMFKDVRDKVAALIETHKGVTAEEASTIIKNLISKKMYLEDIWI is encoded by the exons atgagTAACTTAGACCTGGAAAATTATAGTATTCCGAAATTTCCGGAGGTATACGTTGATGTAACGTATACGTCTGAAAATGATGAG gTCGTAAGCgaacattttcaaaatgacttgCCATTTCCTCTTGCCGCCAGCGAAGTTAGGTGTATTCCCTTTAAATCAGTGGAACTACTGTCGGTCAAAGCAGATGTGAAGGATGTGATAGAAGTGAATTTGGATTTAAAG gatgaaaatttcaattttgctcCAGGGGACACTGTGGGAATCATTCCTAAAAACAACTCAAAAGAAGTAGAAGAAATACTGTGTCACCTTGGTTTGCGGGACAAACTTGATGGGAAATGTGTTTTGTCTGTTGTGGGATCAGACGAAAGTGATAGCAAGAAGCGTAAAAAAATCCCTCCTCATCTTCCTAGGATATCAACCCTTCGTGAGTTGTTTGAAAACTGTGTGGAGATCCGTGGCCCTCCCAAGAAG GTTTTCCTTCGTGCCCTGGCAGAGTATGCATCGGATCCTCCTGAAAAAGGCAAGCTGCTCAAGTTATGTAGCAGGGAGGGATCTGCTGAGTATGCGAAGGTGTTTAATGCCTCATCTGGGGATAGTCCTGGCTTTGGTCTCCTCCagttttttaaaagttttccatcaTGCACCCCACCTGTCTCAGTTTTACTTCAGCACCTGCCACGCCTCAGGCCTCGGCCATACTCAATTGCATCATCCCCACTTGAAGGTAATTG cctacggataaTCTTCAGTGTATACAAGGAGAATTCATCAAAAGGTGTGTGCACTTCATGGCTTGAGAGCTTCCTTCCACCTGTGGATCTAGACGAGCAATTATCGTCGTTGAGCTTGAACCCATCTCAATCTGAG GTGCCCCTTTTCTTCAGAAAAAGCGCTGGATTTTGTTTGCCAAATGATCTTTCCATGCCCATCATATTGATTGGGCCTGGTGTTGGTGTCGCCCCTTACATTG GCTTTCTGGAGCACCTCTCTGCCCTGAGGAAAGTTGACAAGTCTGGGGAGTGTGGGGAAGTGTGGTTGTTTTATGGGTGCAGACATCCTGATGAAAATGGCATTTATGAGAAGTACCTGAAAAACTTTTCGGATAAGGGAGTTATTAGTAGACTGTTCCTGTCATTTTCCCAGTATTCTGGCTCCTTTGATAATTGGAATGGATCCAGATATGTTCAG GATAGTATCTGCTCTCTTGGAGGTACATTTGTTGAACAGCTGGTGGACAAGGGTGCTACCTTGTATATCTCTGGTGATGGGAAAAACATGTTCAAAGATGTAAGGGATAAAGTGGCTGCCTTGATTGAAACTCataaag GTGTGACAGCAGAAGAGGCCtctacaataattaaaaatttgatctcTAAGAAAATGTATTTGGAAGATATTTGGATATAA
- the LOC124166861 gene encoding methionine synthase reductase isoform X2 encodes MPSNSYLNEDENFNFAPGDTVGIIPKNNSKEVEEILCHLGLRDKLDGKCVLSVVGSDESDSKKRKKIPPHLPRISTLRELFENCVEIRGPPKKVFLRALAEYASDPPEKGKLLKLCSREGSAEYAKVFNASSGDSPGFGLLQFFKSFPSCTPPVSVLLQHLPRLRPRPYSIASSPLEGNCLRIIFSVYKENSSKGVCTSWLESFLPPVDLDEQLSSLSLNPSQSEVPLFFRKSAGFCLPNDLSMPIILIGPGVGVAPYIGFLEHLSALRKVDKSGECGEVWLFYGCRHPDENGIYEKYLKNFSDKGVISRLFLSFSQYSGSFDNWNGSRYVQDSICSLGGTFVEQLVDKGATLYISGDGKNMFKDVRDKVAALIETHKGVTAEEASTIIKNLISKKMYLEDIWI; translated from the exons ATGCCTTCAAATAGCTACCTGAACGAA gatgaaaatttcaattttgctcCAGGGGACACTGTGGGAATCATTCCTAAAAACAACTCAAAAGAAGTAGAAGAAATACTGTGTCACCTTGGTTTGCGGGACAAACTTGATGGGAAATGTGTTTTGTCTGTTGTGGGATCAGACGAAAGTGATAGCAAGAAGCGTAAAAAAATCCCTCCTCATCTTCCTAGGATATCAACCCTTCGTGAGTTGTTTGAAAACTGTGTGGAGATCCGTGGCCCTCCCAAGAAG GTTTTCCTTCGTGCCCTGGCAGAGTATGCATCGGATCCTCCTGAAAAAGGCAAGCTGCTCAAGTTATGTAGCAGGGAGGGATCTGCTGAGTATGCGAAGGTGTTTAATGCCTCATCTGGGGATAGTCCTGGCTTTGGTCTCCTCCagttttttaaaagttttccatcaTGCACCCCACCTGTCTCAGTTTTACTTCAGCACCTGCCACGCCTCAGGCCTCGGCCATACTCAATTGCATCATCCCCACTTGAAGGTAATTG cctacggataaTCTTCAGTGTATACAAGGAGAATTCATCAAAAGGTGTGTGCACTTCATGGCTTGAGAGCTTCCTTCCACCTGTGGATCTAGACGAGCAATTATCGTCGTTGAGCTTGAACCCATCTCAATCTGAG GTGCCCCTTTTCTTCAGAAAAAGCGCTGGATTTTGTTTGCCAAATGATCTTTCCATGCCCATCATATTGATTGGGCCTGGTGTTGGTGTCGCCCCTTACATTG GCTTTCTGGAGCACCTCTCTGCCCTGAGGAAAGTTGACAAGTCTGGGGAGTGTGGGGAAGTGTGGTTGTTTTATGGGTGCAGACATCCTGATGAAAATGGCATTTATGAGAAGTACCTGAAAAACTTTTCGGATAAGGGAGTTATTAGTAGACTGTTCCTGTCATTTTCCCAGTATTCTGGCTCCTTTGATAATTGGAATGGATCCAGATATGTTCAG GATAGTATCTGCTCTCTTGGAGGTACATTTGTTGAACAGCTGGTGGACAAGGGTGCTACCTTGTATATCTCTGGTGATGGGAAAAACATGTTCAAAGATGTAAGGGATAAAGTGGCTGCCTTGATTGAAACTCataaag GTGTGACAGCAGAAGAGGCCtctacaataattaaaaatttgatctcTAAGAAAATGTATTTGGAAGATATTTGGATATAA